A region of Buchnera aphidicola (Nurudea yanoniella) DNA encodes the following proteins:
- the cgtA gene encoding Obg family GTPase CgtA → MKFLDQATICIIAGDGGNGCISFRREKYIPKGGPDGGDGGNGGSIWLQSNKNLNTLIDFKHKKTFKANNGENGKNKKKSGRKGKDIIIQIPIGTRIIDKNTNEIIEDITDDKKLVLVAKGGWHGLGNTRFKSSKNRTPRKCTLGTSGEKREIRLELILLADVGTLGLPNSGKSTLVSQVSRAKTKIANYPFTTLQPILGTVQIEKNKKFVIADIPGLIMGASKGYGLGTQFLKHLERCRLLLHIIDISIKNKFNIFQNIKIILKEIKNYNKKIFTKPIWIVFNKIDLISTNEIKNIVEYIKNNLQNTQPMYLISSIKKNGIQILCQDIFKFLK, encoded by the coding sequence ATGAAATTTTTAGATCAGGCAACAATTTGTATTATAGCAGGGGACGGAGGAAATGGATGTATCAGTTTTAGAAGAGAAAAATACATTCCAAAAGGAGGTCCTGATGGAGGTGATGGAGGAAATGGAGGTAGTATCTGGTTACAATCAAATAAAAATTTAAATACCCTAATAGATTTTAAACACAAAAAAACTTTCAAAGCTAACAATGGAGAAAACGGAAAAAATAAAAAAAAATCTGGAAGAAAAGGAAAAGATATAATAATTCAGATACCTATTGGAACAAGAATCATCGATAAAAATACAAATGAAATAATAGAAGACATAACAGACGATAAAAAACTCGTTTTAGTAGCTAAAGGTGGATGGCACGGATTAGGAAATACAAGATTTAAATCTTCAAAAAATAGAACACCTAGAAAATGTACTCTAGGAACTTCAGGAGAAAAAAGAGAAATTCGATTAGAACTAATATTATTAGCCGATGTAGGAACGCTAGGATTACCAAATTCCGGAAAATCCACTTTGGTAAGCCAAGTATCTCGAGCGAAAACTAAAATAGCAAATTATCCATTTACAACACTTCAGCCAATATTAGGAACTGTACAAATTGAAAAAAATAAAAAATTTGTTATTGCTGACATACCAGGATTAATTATGGGGGCATCCAAAGGCTATGGGCTTGGAACTCAATTTTTAAAACATTTAGAGAGATGTCGATTATTATTACACATCATTGATATTTCTATTAAAAATAAATTTAACATTTTTCAAAATATTAAAATTATTTTAAAAGAAATAAAAAATTACAACAAAAAAATATTCACAAAACCAATATGGATTGTATTTAACAAAATAGATTTGATAAGTACAAATGAAATTAAAAATATTGTTGAATATATTAAAAATAACTTACAAAACACACAACCAATGTATTTAATTTCATCAATTAAAAAAAACGGAATTCAAATATTATGTCAAGATATTTTTAAATTTTTGAAATAA
- the rpsI gene encoding 30S ribosomal protein S9 has product MNQIYNYGTGRRKSSSARVFLKLGEGMITINNRLLENYFCCKTTSMIIRQPLKAVNMLNKCNLYITVKGGGISGQAGAIRHGITRALVDFDSSFRKELRRLGFITRDSRKVERKKVGLRKSRKRPQFSKR; this is encoded by the coding sequence ATGAATCAAATATATAATTATGGAACTGGTCGTAGAAAAAGTTCTTCTGCTCGTGTTTTTCTTAAACTTGGAGAAGGAATGATAACGATTAATAATCGTTTGTTAGAAAACTATTTTTGTTGTAAAACTACTTCTATGATCATTAGACAACCTTTAAAAGCTGTTAATATGTTAAACAAGTGTAATTTATATATTACTGTAAAAGGAGGTGGAATTTCGGGTCAAGCTGGTGCTATTCGCCATGGTATTACTCGTGCACTAGTAGATTTCGATTCTTCTTTTCGTAAAGAGCTTAGAAGATTAGGGTTTATTACTCGTGATTCTCGTAAAGTAGAAAGAAAAAAAGTAGGTCTGAGAAAATCAAGAAAACGCCCTCAATTTTCTAAACGTTAA
- the rplM gene encoding 50S ribosomal protein L13, with protein MKSYFAKTENLEKSWYCIDATGKILGRLASFIASRLRGKNKVEYTPHVDVGDYLIVINARNIVVTGKKYTDKIYYRHTGYIGGIKKIIFKDMISSFPTRAIEIAVKGMLPKGPLGRKMFKKLKVYPDDNHTHIAQNPKILIV; from the coding sequence ATGAAAAGTTATTTTGCTAAAACTGAAAATTTAGAAAAATCTTGGTATTGTATTGATGCTACAGGAAAGATTTTAGGAAGATTAGCTTCTTTTATAGCCAGTAGATTACGTGGAAAAAATAAAGTGGAATATACTCCACATGTTGATGTAGGTGATTATTTAATTGTTATTAATGCTAGAAATATAGTAGTTACAGGAAAGAAATATACTGATAAAATTTATTATCGTCATACAGGTTATATAGGTGGAATTAAAAAAATAATTTTTAAAGATATGATATCTAGCTTTCCGACTAGAGCCATTGAAATTGCAGTAAAAGGTATGTTACCAAAAGGCCCTCTTGGCCGTAAAATGTTTAAAAAACTTAAAGTTTATCCTGATGATAATCATACTCATATAGCACAAAATCCAAAAATTTTAATTGTTTAG
- a CDS encoding chorismate mutase, translating to MKSANTLLKLRNIINDLDTNLINLLSKRKKIAVKIAKIKIKEKYPIKDIEREQLLLNNLITLGETYNLEKKYIYNLFQIIIKNSISVQNNWIKNNYYETKKLKTFSFLGDLGSYSYYAAKKYANKKLKFFSRNYCKNFQEIIKNVENEQSDYAILPIENNSSGSIDETYTVLKNTKLFIVDEINVPINHCLLSQKNTQFIDIKVIYSHKQPFIQCNEFIKHFPNWKLKHTESTTKAIQKVSQDKNFFFAALGSESCAKIYQLKIIAKNISNIKKNITRFIILRKKKQNIPIYIPSITTIMVLIKKNKKIVEIIVTILKEHNLKIRQLKSHICSKLSSNIAIFIDINSHINTNQMQQTLKKLKEVTLIKILGCYPLDKYPL from the coding sequence ATGAAATCTGCTAATACTTTATTAAAATTACGAAATATTATTAATGACTTAGATACAAACTTAATCAATCTACTGTCTAAAAGAAAAAAAATAGCTGTAAAAATAGCAAAAATAAAGATAAAAGAAAAATATCCAATTAAAGATATAGAAAGAGAACAATTATTGTTAAATAACCTTATAACGCTCGGGGAAACATACAATCTTGAAAAAAAATATATTTATAACTTATTTCAAATTATCATAAAAAATTCAATTTCTGTCCAAAACAACTGGATAAAAAATAACTACTATGAAACAAAAAAACTAAAAACTTTTTCTTTTCTTGGCGATTTAGGATCATATTCTTATTACGCTGCAAAAAAGTACGCTAATAAAAAACTCAAGTTTTTTTCTAGAAACTATTGTAAAAATTTTCAAGAAATTATAAAAAATGTAGAGAATGAACAATCTGATTATGCAATACTTCCAATAGAAAATAATTCTTCAGGATCAATTGACGAAACATATACCGTCCTTAAAAATACTAAATTATTTATTGTTGATGAAATTAATGTGCCTATAAACCATTGCCTTTTATCTCAAAAAAATACTCAATTTATAGATATTAAAGTTATTTACAGTCATAAACAGCCTTTTATACAATGCAATGAATTTATAAAACATTTTCCTAATTGGAAATTAAAACATACAGAAAGTACAACTAAAGCAATACAAAAAGTTTCTCAAGATAAAAACTTTTTTTTTGCAGCGTTAGGAAGCGAATCTTGTGCAAAAATATATCAATTAAAAATTATAGCTAAAAATATTTCTAATATTAAAAAAAATATAACTCGATTCATAATATTAAGAAAAAAAAAACAAAATATCCCTATATACATTCCATCAATAACAACTATTATGGTATTAATTAAAAAAAATAAAAAAATAGTTGAAATAATAGTTACAATACTTAAAGAACATAATTTAAAAATAAGACAATTAAAATCTCACATATGTTCAAAATTATCATCAAATATAGCAATTTTTATTGATATAAACAGTCATATTAATACCAATCAAATGCAACAAACTCTTAAAAAATTAAAAGAAGTTACTTTAATTAAAATATTAGGATGTTATCCACTAGATAAATATCCTTTGTAA
- the ffh gene encoding signal recognition particle protein, with the protein MFHNLTSKFLKIFNKISNKGRLTESNIKDTLRDVRKTLLEADVALSVVKDFTNSITKKSIGKNINNSFTPGQELIKIVKKELKKILGDNDNTLNLSTQSPTIIMLVGLQGQGKTTNIIKLGHLIQKTKNKKILAVSIDIYRPAAIKQLEILSKKTKIDFYPSKISDNPIDIAHSALNFAKSKLYDILLIDTAGRLHIDTHMMDEIIKITKSIQPNEILLVVDAMIGQDAVNIAHKFKENLPITGFIITKTDSNSRAGIMLSMKYITKKSIKFISTGEKLEEFEIFYPDRMVNRILGMGDMLSLIENIENKISKKNIQKMTNFIKHKDEFNYNSLLTQIKQIKKIGNVSSILGKLPQTQKMFKNIQNNINEKILLQMETMIYSMTPEEKNKPELIKGSRKRRISKGSGLSIQNINLLIKQFYNIKKIMKSIKKNGINKMMKGMNNIIG; encoded by the coding sequence ATGTTTCATAACTTGACTAGCAAATTTTTAAAAATTTTTAATAAAATTTCCAATAAAGGAAGATTAACCGAATCAAATATAAAAGATACATTAAGAGATGTACGAAAAACTTTATTAGAAGCAGATGTAGCACTATCAGTAGTAAAAGACTTTACAAATTCTATAACCAAAAAATCTATTGGAAAAAATATAAACAATAGTTTTACTCCAGGACAAGAATTAATAAAAATAGTTAAAAAAGAACTAAAAAAAATATTAGGAGACAATGATAATACTTTAAATTTATCAACTCAATCTCCAACAATAATAATGCTAGTTGGATTACAAGGACAAGGAAAAACTACTAACATTATAAAATTAGGACATTTAATTCAAAAAACAAAAAATAAAAAAATACTAGCAGTATCCATAGATATTTATCGACCTGCAGCCATCAAACAATTAGAAATATTGTCAAAAAAAACAAAAATCGATTTTTATCCGTCTAAAATTAGTGATAATCCAATAGATATAGCACATTCAGCTTTAAATTTTGCTAAATCAAAACTTTATGACATATTATTAATTGATACTGCTGGACGTCTTCATATCGATACACATATGATGGATGAAATAATTAAAATCACTAAATCGATACAACCTAACGAAATTTTATTAGTAGTTGATGCTATGATAGGGCAAGATGCTGTAAACATAGCCCATAAATTTAAAGAAAATCTACCAATTACTGGATTTATTATAACCAAAACAGATAGCAATTCTAGAGCAGGCATTATGCTTTCAATGAAATACATCACAAAAAAATCAATTAAATTTATAAGTACAGGAGAAAAACTAGAAGAATTTGAAATTTTTTATCCCGATAGAATGGTAAATAGAATTCTGGGAATGGGAGATATGCTGTCATTAATAGAAAATATTGAAAATAAAATAAGCAAAAAAAATATCCAAAAAATGACAAATTTTATAAAACACAAAGATGAATTTAATTATAATTCTTTACTAACTCAAATTAAACAAATTAAAAAAATTGGAAATGTTTCTTCAATATTAGGGAAATTACCGCAAACTCAAAAAATGTTTAAAAACATTCAAAATAATATAAACGAAAAAATATTATTACAAATGGAAACAATGATTTATTCTATGACTCCCGAAGAAAAAAATAAACCAGAACTCATTAAAGGATCAAGAAAACGGCGTATTTCTAAAGGATCAGGATTATCTATACAAAATATCAACTTATTAATAAAACAATTTTACAATATAAAAAAAATCATGAAGAGCATTAAAAAAAATGGAATCAATAAAATGATGAAAGGCATGAACAATATTATAGGTTAA
- the rpsP gene encoding 30S ribosomal protein S16: MVKIRLARLGVKKRPFYRIVVADSRSPRNGKFIEKIGFFNPILPKNSRKILRFNFERLQYWKKNGASMSDRVKSLMKKSSKYLHANKELKL, from the coding sequence ATGGTAAAAATTCGTTTAGCAAGATTAGGAGTTAAAAAACGTCCATTTTACAGAATAGTTGTGGCTGACAGCAGATCACCTAGAAATGGAAAATTTATAGAAAAAATAGGATTTTTTAATCCTATTTTACCTAAAAATTCTAGAAAAATTTTACGTTTCAATTTCGAAAGATTACAATATTGGAAAAAAAATGGTGCTTCGATGTCGGATAGAGTAAAAAGTTTAATGAAAAAATCCTCAAAATATTTACATGCAAATAAAGAGTTAAAATTATAA
- the rimM gene encoding ribosome maturation factor RimM (Essential for efficient processing of 16S rRNA) gives MFSFTENKKNIFKYFPLYIMKEKTKKTIHICNWKNKNKYFIAKIKDVDDRSSAKTLTNKYINIDENVLPQLKKNDYYWKDIINCNVINESNEKLGIVSRIIKTPSNDILIIKNIMKNKNILIPFITKTIIKKINIAKKMIIVKWNQSFERI, from the coding sequence ATATTTTCTTTTACAGAAAATAAAAAAAATATTTTTAAATATTTTCCTTTGTACATAATGAAAGAAAAAACAAAAAAAACTATTCATATTTGCAATTGGAAAAATAAAAATAAATATTTCATAGCAAAAATAAAAGACGTAGATGATCGGTCTAGTGCTAAAACATTAACTAATAAATATATTAACATTGACGAAAACGTACTACCACAATTAAAAAAAAATGATTATTATTGGAAAGACATAATAAATTGCAATGTTATAAATGAAAGTAATGAAAAATTAGGTATAGTGAGCAGAATTATTAAAACACCATCTAATGATATACTTATAATTAAAAACATCATGAAAAACAAAAATATCTTAATACCTTTTATTACAAAAACAATTATAAAAAAAATAAATATTGCAAAAAAGATGATTATAGTCAAATGGAATCAAAGTTTTGAACGAATATAA